In Bacillus sp. FJAT-45037, the following are encoded in one genomic region:
- a CDS encoding spore germination protein, translated as MTQEEIIHKVSNDFSSNIAFLKKELAVDDSFDLIYLEQEHGGRKMGMFLVDGFAKDQALTQIQRELSRTTERMLKDKPIDTLIKSRIPFVEIETTNDLDNVVDQVLAGPTALVVEGCDYVILLDTREYPVRGPEEPDTEQVIRGSKDGFVETLVMNAALIRRRVRDKTLRVEYVQVGRRSKTDIAITYIADIADHTYVEKIKAAIEKIDTDGLPMADKTIEEFIFGHHYNPYPLARYTERPDVAATHLFEGHVLIVVDGSPSVMITPTTFWHHMQHAEEYRQKPVIGAGLRLVRFAAVWASIFLLPLWYLLATSDVFGPETLSYIGSEEQGSVPLFAQFLIAEIGIEMLRMAAIHTPNALATALGLVSALLIGEVAIEVGLFSPEVVLYLAVAVVGSFATPSYEMGLANRFIRVGLLISAATFHLGGYVIGITLWILLLVRTKVLDMPYLWPFIPFNVRAMKDILFRAPMPLKNRRPVSLHPNDPDR; from the coding sequence ATGACCCAAGAGGAAATAATACATAAAGTCTCCAATGATTTTTCAAGCAATATCGCTTTTTTAAAAAAAGAATTAGCTGTTGATGACAGCTTCGATCTCATATATTTGGAGCAAGAACATGGCGGGAGAAAGATGGGGATGTTTCTCGTTGATGGCTTTGCCAAAGATCAAGCCCTTACGCAAATTCAGCGTGAACTTTCTCGGACAACAGAAAGAATGCTTAAAGATAAGCCGATCGATACGTTAATAAAGAGTAGAATTCCGTTTGTCGAGATTGAAACAACAAATGATTTAGATAATGTCGTCGATCAAGTATTAGCTGGCCCAACTGCACTAGTTGTTGAAGGATGCGACTATGTGATCTTATTAGATACAAGAGAGTATCCGGTTAGGGGACCAGAGGAACCTGATACAGAACAAGTGATTCGTGGATCTAAAGATGGTTTTGTTGAGACACTCGTGATGAATGCAGCACTGATTCGAAGACGAGTCAGGGACAAAACGTTACGAGTCGAGTATGTTCAAGTCGGAAGGCGCTCGAAAACGGACATAGCCATCACCTATATAGCGGATATTGCTGATCATACGTATGTTGAGAAAATAAAAGCAGCAATTGAAAAGATCGATACGGACGGGTTACCAATGGCTGATAAAACCATTGAAGAATTTATTTTCGGTCATCATTACAATCCGTATCCCTTAGCAAGATATACAGAGCGTCCTGATGTGGCGGCGACTCATTTGTTTGAAGGTCATGTTTTGATCGTCGTTGATGGGTCACCCAGTGTGATGATCACACCGACAACATTCTGGCATCATATGCAGCATGCAGAAGAATATCGACAGAAGCCAGTAATTGGTGCTGGATTGAGGTTGGTACGATTTGCTGCAGTATGGGCATCGATCTTCTTGCTTCCATTATGGTATTTGCTTGCAACAAGTGATGTGTTCGGGCCTGAGACGTTAAGTTATATCGGGTCAGAAGAACAAGGGAGTGTACCGTTATTTGCTCAATTTCTCATAGCGGAGATTGGGATTGAAATGCTGAGGATGGCAGCGATTCACACGCCGAATGCCCTTGCTACTGCTCTTGGTTTAGTATCCGCTTTATTAATCGGGGAAGTTGCGATCGAAGTGGGGTTATTTTCTCCGGAGGTCGTTTTGTATTTAGCTGTTGCCGTTGTCGGTTCCTTTGCAACACCGAGTTATGAGATGGGGTTAGCCAATCGGTTTATTCGAGTAGGATTATTGATTAGTGCAGCAACATTTCATCTTGGTGGCTATGTTATCGGAATCACGTTATGGATTCTTTTACTTGTTAGAACGAAGGTACTCGATATGCCGTACTTGTGGCCGTTCATTCCGTTTAATGTAAGAGCGATGAAGGACATTCTTTTCCGTGCACCGATGCCTCTTAAAAATAGAAGGCCAGTATCGTTGCATCCAAATGACCCAGATCGTTAG
- a CDS encoding YqgQ family protein, giving the protein MKTLFDVMQLLKKYGIFIYTRERAVDLELMEEEIRELHQMKMIETITFQQAILIIKHEANLAKQ; this is encoded by the coding sequence ATGAAAACGTTATTTGACGTGATGCAATTGCTTAAAAAATATGGCATCTTTATTTATACACGGGAACGAGCGGTGGACCTTGAGTTAATGGAAGAGGAAATTCGTGAGCTCCATCAAATGAAAATGATTGAAACAATCACATTTCAACAGGCCATTCTAATTATTAAGCATGAAGCAAATCTAGCAAAACAGTAA
- a CDS encoding YueI family protein, which translates to MDQKMQDILDHALYGTPEIKPEERALFLTTIRERIYLALTKSQVMKAGTYDEVIQKIKTTKNLKLFLNGDLSYGLYSNYIKEATTNQVPFTIVTPSTDTPFGLVLADINTAISQSSFVIEDEWYAQDIETKK; encoded by the coding sequence ATGGATCAAAAAATGCAAGACATACTCGATCATGCCCTGTACGGCACACCTGAAATTAAGCCTGAGGAACGCGCACTATTTTTAACTACGATTAGGGAAAGAATTTATCTTGCCCTAACAAAAAGCCAAGTAATGAAAGCTGGCACTTATGATGAAGTCATTCAAAAAATAAAAACAACGAAAAATCTAAAACTGTTCTTAAATGGTGATCTGTCATACGGCTTATATTCCAATTACATCAAGGAAGCCACTACAAACCAAGTTCCCTTCACCATCGTGACGCCTTCTACAGACACTCCATTTGGTCTTGTACTTGCCGATATCAACACTGCGATTAGTCAATCAAGCTTTGTGATTGAAGATGAATGGTACGCACAAGACATTGAAACAAAAAAATAA